One Deinococcus misasensis DSM 22328 DNA segment encodes these proteins:
- a CDS encoding alpha/beta hydrolase family protein, with product MNKTALVGAALALGSMAFAQQNRIDTIRPDSPQLSPYGEYQIGVQTLKVVNPKQLDIVNATAGNPIPTYDRPLTLEVWYPAQLKADQKPGGVYNTTTRDASIAIQVYGKAVRDAEPLVKPEKFPLVIVSHGYPGNRYLLSHLTENLASKGYVVVAIDHTDSTFSDVKAFGSTLMNRSLDQLFVLNEIDKLSKNGSKSFLSGLVDANNTAVVGYSMGGYGVVNTIGGGFTDFATTLQFAPPNKALAARAASNPDYLKTVDSRIKAAIAIAPWGMQVGFWNAETLKGIKTPVLFVAGDRDDVSGYEKGTRAIFENAVNTNRYLLTFHNANHNAAAPMPAPVETYNNFPLFEAYSETAWDTVKMNNILAHFATAYLGMHLKGQTDMQKYLNLVENSNDGAGNTYWEGFKPRTALGLSLKYLPAGK from the coding sequence ATGAACAAAACCGCTCTGGTCGGCGCTGCGCTGGCTCTGGGAAGCATGGCTTTTGCCCAGCAAAACCGCATTGACACCATCCGCCCTGATTCCCCCCAACTCTCTCCATATGGTGAATACCAGATCGGGGTACAGACCCTGAAGGTGGTCAACCCCAAACAGTTGGACATTGTGAATGCCACCGCAGGCAATCCCATCCCCACCTACGACCGTCCCCTCACCCTTGAAGTGTGGTACCCCGCCCAACTGAAAGCCGACCAGAAACCCGGCGGCGTGTACAACACCACCACCCGGGACGCTTCCATCGCCATTCAGGTGTACGGCAAAGCTGTGCGCGATGCCGAACCCCTCGTCAAACCCGAGAAGTTCCCTCTGGTGATCGTTTCACACGGCTACCCCGGCAACCGTTACCTGCTCAGCCACCTGACCGAAAACCTCGCCAGCAAAGGCTATGTGGTGGTGGCCATCGACCACACCGACAGCACCTTTTCAGATGTGAAAGCCTTCGGCAGCACCCTGATGAACCGCTCTCTGGACCAGCTTTTTGTGCTGAACGAGATCGATAAGCTCAGCAAAAACGGCAGCAAGAGCTTCCTCTCGGGTCTGGTGGATGCCAACAACACCGCAGTGGTTGGCTACTCGATGGGCGGATACGGCGTGGTCAACACCATCGGTGGGGGCTTCACCGACTTTGCCACCACCCTGCAATTTGCTCCACCCAACAAAGCCCTCGCTGCACGCGCTGCCAGCAACCCCGATTACCTGAAAACCGTGGATTCCCGCATCAAGGCCGCCATTGCCATTGCACCGTGGGGCATGCAGGTGGGCTTCTGGAACGCCGAAACCCTCAAGGGCATCAAAACCCCTGTGCTGTTTGTGGCAGGTGACCGCGACGATGTCTCTGGTTACGAAAAAGGCACAAGGGCCATCTTTGAAAATGCTGTCAACACCAACCGTTACCTGCTGACCTTCCACAACGCCAACCACAACGCTGCTGCACCCATGCCCGCTCCAGTGGAAACCTACAACAACTTCCCCCTCTTTGAGGCGTACTCGGAGACCGCATGGGACACCGTCAAGATGAACAACATCCTGGCGCACTTCGCCACCGCTTATCTGGGCATGCACCTCAAAGGTCAGACCGACATGCAAAAATACCTGAACCTCGTGGAGAACTCCAACGATGGGGCCGGAAACACCTACTGGGAAGGCTTCAAACCCAGAACCGCTCTGGGCCTGTCCCTGAAATACCTGCCTGCAGGCAAGTGA